In the Mycolicibacterium thermoresistibile genome, one interval contains:
- the thiO gene encoding glycine oxidase ThiO, with translation MSDVIGSDRTVAVVGGGVIGLAVARRAALAGWQVRVHRSEERGASWVAGGMLAPHSEGWPGEEHLLRLGLASLNLWRNGFLDGLPPEVVTARESLVVAVDRADVADLQTVGSWLAGQGHPVTFTTSARDVEPLLAQGIRHGFIADTELAVDNRAVVEALRAHCDRLGVQWAPPVTDLAEVDAPVRVIANGLDAPALWPGLPIRPVKGEVLRLRWRRGCMPVPQRVIRARVHGRQVYLVPRADGLVVGATQYEHGRDTAPSVTGVRDLLDDSCAVVPALGEYELAECAAGLRPMTPDNLPIVGRLDDRTLVAAGHGRSGFLLAPWTAEAILAELDGAPLPEAELVGAR, from the coding sequence ATGTCCGATGTCATCGGGTCCGACCGCACGGTGGCCGTCGTCGGCGGCGGTGTCATCGGCCTGGCGGTCGCCCGCCGCGCCGCGCTGGCCGGCTGGCAGGTCCGGGTGCACCGCAGCGAGGAGCGCGGCGCCTCCTGGGTGGCCGGCGGCATGCTGGCCCCGCACAGCGAAGGCTGGCCCGGGGAGGAACACCTGCTGCGACTGGGACTGGCCTCGCTGAATCTGTGGCGGAACGGTTTCCTCGACGGGCTGCCGCCCGAGGTCGTCACCGCGCGGGAGTCGTTGGTCGTCGCGGTCGACCGGGCCGACGTCGCCGATCTGCAGACGGTCGGCTCCTGGCTGGCCGGGCAGGGCCATCCGGTCACCTTCACCACCTCCGCGCGGGATGTGGAACCGCTTCTGGCGCAAGGAATCCGGCACGGCTTCATCGCCGACACCGAACTCGCGGTGGACAACCGGGCCGTGGTCGAGGCGCTGCGTGCGCACTGTGACCGGCTGGGTGTGCAGTGGGCGCCCCCGGTGACCGACCTGGCCGAGGTGGACGCGCCGGTGCGGGTGATCGCCAACGGGCTGGACGCGCCCGCGCTGTGGCCCGGCCTGCCGATCCGCCCGGTCAAGGGCGAGGTGCTGCGGCTGCGGTGGCGACGTGGCTGTATGCCGGTGCCGCAGCGGGTGATTCGGGCCCGGGTGCACGGCCGGCAGGTGTATCTGGTGCCGCGTGCCGACGGTCTGGTGGTCGGCGCCACCCAGTACGAGCACGGCCGCGACACCGCGCCGTCGGTGACCGGGGTGCGCGACCTGCTCGACGACTCCTGCGCGGTGGTCCCGGCGCTGGGCGAGTACGAACTGGCCGAATGCGCCGCCGGGCTGCGCCCGATGACCCCGGACAATCTGCCGATCGTGGGCCGACTGGACGACCGCACGCTGGTCGCCGCCGGGCACGGACGGTCCGGATTTCTGCTGGCCCCGTGGACCGCGGAGGCCATCCTCGCCGAACTCGACGGCGCCCCGTTACCCGAAGCCGAGCTGGTAGGAGCACGCTGA
- the pta gene encoding phosphate acetyltransferase, producing MSAASEAPSPEPSISAIYIAAPEGDTGKSTIALGILHRLAANVARVGVFRPITRLNEDRDYILELLLAHATADLSYEDCVGVGYQQLHEDTDGAIAEIVDRYHRMAAACDAVLIVGSDYTDIATPTELSVNARIAVNLGAPVLLAVRAQDRTPEQIAQVVEVCTAELAAQHAHTAAVVANRCDPAQLDAVRTALTELLPNGPKCFVLPEEPLLVAPSVAELQRAVDGTLIQGDPAMLHREVMDVLVAGMTAEHVLERLTEGVAVITPGDRSDVVLAMVSAHAAEGFPSLSALILNGGWELHPSIAALVSGLGLSLPMIATDLGTFATASRVAATRGRVTAASHRKIDTALQLMETYVDTSDMLEQLAIPIPTVVTPQMFTYRLLERARADRKHIVLPEGEDDRILISAGRLLQRGVADLTILGDEAQVRGRAAELGVDLSGATVIDPRTSDLRERFAEQYAEMREHKGVTLEQAREIMLDVSYFGTMLVYNDMVDGMVSGAAHTTAHTVRPAFEIIRTQPDVSTVSSIFLMCLSDRVLAYGDCAIVPDPTAEQLADIAISSARTAARFDIEPRVAMLSYSTGTSGAGADVEKVKRATELVRQRQPDLLVEGPIQYDAAVEPSVARTKMPDSPVAGRATVLIFPDLNTGNNTYKAVQRSAGAVAIGPVLQGLNKPVNDLSRGALIEDIVNTVAITAIQAQGGS from the coding sequence ATGTCCGCCGCATCCGAGGCCCCGTCGCCTGAGCCGTCGATCTCCGCGATCTACATCGCGGCTCCGGAGGGGGACACCGGAAAGTCGACGATCGCGCTCGGCATCCTGCACCGGCTGGCCGCCAACGTCGCCCGGGTGGGGGTGTTCCGGCCGATCACCAGGCTGAACGAGGACCGCGACTACATCCTGGAACTGCTGCTGGCCCACGCCACCGCGGACCTGAGCTACGAGGACTGCGTCGGTGTCGGCTATCAACAGCTGCACGAGGACACCGACGGCGCGATCGCCGAGATCGTCGACCGCTACCACCGGATGGCCGCCGCGTGCGACGCGGTGCTCATCGTCGGCAGCGACTACACCGACATCGCCACCCCGACCGAGCTGTCGGTCAACGCGCGGATCGCGGTGAACCTCGGCGCGCCGGTGCTGCTGGCGGTGCGGGCCCAGGACCGCACCCCGGAACAGATCGCGCAGGTGGTCGAGGTGTGTACCGCGGAACTGGCCGCCCAGCACGCCCACACCGCGGCGGTGGTGGCCAACCGGTGCGATCCGGCGCAACTGGACGCGGTGCGCACCGCGCTCACCGAGTTGCTGCCGAACGGACCCAAGTGTTTCGTGCTGCCCGAGGAGCCGCTGTTGGTGGCGCCGTCGGTGGCCGAACTGCAGCGCGCCGTCGACGGCACGCTGATTCAGGGGGATCCGGCGATGCTGCACCGGGAGGTGATGGATGTGCTCGTCGCCGGGATGACGGCCGAGCATGTGTTGGAACGGCTCACCGAGGGGGTCGCGGTCATCACCCCCGGCGACCGCTCCGACGTGGTGCTCGCCATGGTCAGCGCCCATGCAGCCGAGGGTTTTCCGTCGTTGTCGGCCCTCATCCTCAACGGCGGGTGGGAGCTGCACCCGTCGATCGCGGCGCTGGTGTCCGGCCTGGGCCTGTCGTTGCCGATGATCGCCACCGACCTGGGCACGTTCGCGACCGCCAGCCGGGTCGCCGCCACCCGGGGCCGGGTGACGGCCGCATCGCACCGCAAGATCGACACCGCCCTGCAGCTGATGGAGACCTACGTCGACACCTCGGACATGCTGGAGCAGTTGGCGATTCCGATTCCCACCGTCGTCACCCCGCAGATGTTCACCTACCGGCTGCTGGAGCGGGCCCGCGCGGACCGCAAGCACATCGTGTTGCCGGAGGGCGAGGACGATCGCATCCTGATCTCGGCCGGGCGGCTGCTGCAGCGTGGGGTGGCCGATCTGACCATCCTGGGTGACGAGGCACAGGTGCGTGGGCGGGCCGCCGAGCTGGGTGTGGATCTGTCCGGGGCCACCGTGATCGACCCGCGGACCAGCGATCTGCGGGAGCGGTTCGCCGAGCAGTACGCCGAGATGCGTGAACACAAGGGCGTCACGCTGGAACAGGCCCGCGAGATCATGCTCGACGTGTCCTATTTCGGCACCATGCTGGTGTACAACGACATGGTCGACGGCATGGTGTCGGGTGCGGCGCACACCACCGCGCACACCGTGCGGCCGGCGTTCGAGATCATCCGGACCCAGCCCGACGTGTCCACGGTGTCCAGCATCTTCCTGATGTGCCTGTCGGACCGGGTGCTGGCCTACGGCGACTGCGCGATCGTGCCGGACCCGACCGCCGAACAGCTCGCCGACATCGCGATCTCCTCGGCCCGCACCGCCGCCCGGTTCGACATCGAGCCGAGGGTGGCGATGCTGTCCTACTCGACCGGTACCTCAGGAGCCGGCGCTGACGTCGAAAAGGTCAAGCGGGCAACGGAGTTGGTGCGTCAACGCCAGCCGGATCTCCTGGTGGAGGGGCCCATCCAGTACGACGCGGCGGTGGAGCCGTCGGTGGCGCGGACCAAGATGCCGGACTCCCCGGTGGCCGGCCGCGCCACGGTGCTGATCTTCCCGGACCTCAACACCGGCAACAACACCTACAAGGCGGTGCAGCGCAGTGCCGGGGCGGTGGCCATCGGACCGGTGCTGCAGGGGTTGAACAAGCCGGTCAATGACCTGTCCCGGGGTGCGCTGATCGAGGACATCGTCAACACGGTGGCGATCACCGCGATCCAGGCCCAAGGTGGGAGCTGA
- the glnX gene encoding protein kinase G-activating protein GlnX: MTVELAHPSTEPLASRSPTNPTHSRWWFLWTTPGRILTIGIVLSALAIASAFATSTTINDRQQALTTVLNHTEPLAFAAGQLYTKLSVADAAAATAFIAGAEPPEVRQRYEQAITDAAVAVTRAASGLTDEELVALLGRVNAQLAVYTGLVETARTNNRAGNPVGSSYLSEASALMQSQILPDAQRLYEATSARVDVETTASARIPAPVILVVLATLLFGLFANRWLARRTRRRVNIGFVAGGLAVLIMVVWVGTALTISTADSRSAKNTAAESLKTVTNLAITAQQARADETLALIRRGDETTRKESFYQRIETMQQQLADYLERRDSIDKSDLHDAQRLLERWRVADDRINAYIAVGNYQAATQVALGTGDGDSTPAFDQLDAALNKAIEKSRTELRNNIVNARRVLSGATAGAAALSAVAAIAVALGLWPRLNEYR, from the coding sequence GTGACAGTGGAGTTGGCGCATCCCTCGACCGAGCCGCTCGCGTCACGGTCGCCGACCAACCCGACACATTCGCGCTGGTGGTTCCTGTGGACCACGCCGGGCCGGATCCTGACCATCGGGATCGTGCTGTCCGCGCTGGCCATCGCCAGCGCGTTCGCCACTTCGACCACGATCAACGACCGGCAGCAGGCGCTGACCACCGTGCTCAACCACACCGAGCCGCTGGCCTTCGCCGCCGGGCAGCTCTACACCAAGCTGTCGGTGGCCGACGCGGCGGCGGCGACGGCGTTCATCGCCGGGGCGGAGCCGCCGGAGGTGCGGCAGCGCTACGAGCAGGCCATCACCGACGCCGCGGTGGCCGTCACCCGGGCAGCGAGCGGTCTGACCGACGAGGAGCTGGTGGCCCTGCTCGGCCGGGTCAACGCGCAGCTGGCCGTCTACACCGGGCTGGTCGAGACCGCCCGCACCAACAACCGGGCCGGCAACCCGGTGGGGTCGTCGTACCTGTCGGAGGCGTCGGCGCTGATGCAGTCGCAGATCCTGCCCGATGCGCAACGGCTCTACGAGGCGACGTCGGCGCGGGTCGACGTCGAGACGACGGCCTCGGCCCGCATCCCGGCGCCGGTGATCCTGGTGGTGCTGGCGACGTTGCTGTTCGGGCTGTTCGCCAACCGCTGGCTGGCGCGGCGCACCCGGCGCCGGGTGAACATCGGTTTCGTCGCCGGTGGGCTGGCGGTGCTGATCATGGTGGTCTGGGTGGGAACCGCGCTGACCATCTCCACCGCGGACAGCCGCAGCGCGAAGAACACCGCCGCCGAATCCCTCAAGACCGTCACCAACCTGGCGATCACCGCCCAGCAGGCGCGGGCCGACGAAACCCTGGCGCTGATCCGCCGCGGTGACGAGACCACCCGCAAGGAGTCGTTCTACCAGCGCATCGAGACGATGCAGCAGCAGCTGGCCGACTATCTCGAGCGCCGCGACTCCATCGACAAGTCCGATCTGCACGATGCGCAACGGTTGCTCGAACGGTGGCGCGTCGCCGACGACCGGATCAACGCCTACATCGCGGTCGGCAACTACCAGGCGGCCACCCAGGTGGCGCTGGGCACCGGCGACGGCGACTCCACACCCGCGTTCGATCAGCTCGACGCGGCGTTGAACAAGGCCATCGAGAAGAGCCGCACCGAACTGCGCAACAACATCGTCAACGCCCGCCGGGTGCTGTCCGGGGCCACGGCGGGGGCCGCCGCGCTCAGCGCCGTCGCGGCGATCGCGGTGGCCCTGGGGCTGTGGCCGCGACTCAACGAGTACCGGTGA
- the fgd gene encoding glucose-6-phosphate dehydrogenase (coenzyme-F420) gives MAELKLGYKASAEQFAPRELVELGVAAEEHGMDSATVSDHFQPWRHKGGHAPFSLAWMTAVGERTKRITLGTSVLTPTFRYNPAVIAQAFATMACLYPDRIFLGVGTGEALNEIATGYEGEWPEFKERFARLREAVRLMRELWLGDRVDFDGEYYRTKGASIYDVPEGGVPVYIAAGGPVVAKYAGRAGDGFICTSGKGAELYQDKLIPAVAEGAAAAGRDADEIDKMIEIKISYDPDPELALENTRFWAPLSLTAEQKHSIDDPIEMERAADELPIEQVAKRWIVASDPDEAVEQVAQYVKWGLNHLVFHAPGHDQRRFLELFRTDLEPRLRRLG, from the coding sequence GTGGCTGAACTCAAGTTGGGGTACAAGGCATCGGCGGAGCAGTTCGCGCCGCGGGAACTCGTGGAGCTCGGGGTCGCCGCCGAGGAACACGGCATGGACAGCGCCACGGTCAGCGACCATTTCCAGCCGTGGCGGCACAAGGGCGGACATGCCCCGTTCTCGCTCGCGTGGATGACCGCGGTGGGGGAGCGCACCAAGCGCATCACGCTGGGCACGTCGGTGCTGACGCCGACGTTCCGGTACAACCCGGCGGTCATCGCGCAGGCGTTCGCCACCATGGCGTGCCTGTATCCGGACCGGATCTTCCTCGGGGTGGGCACGGGGGAGGCGCTCAACGAGATCGCCACCGGTTACGAGGGTGAGTGGCCCGAGTTCAAGGAACGGTTCGCCCGGCTGCGCGAGGCGGTGCGGCTGATGCGGGAGCTGTGGCTCGGTGACCGGGTCGACTTCGACGGCGAGTACTACCGGACCAAGGGCGCTTCGATCTACGACGTGCCCGAGGGCGGGGTGCCGGTGTACATCGCCGCGGGCGGACCGGTGGTCGCCAAGTACGCCGGACGGGCAGGCGACGGCTTCATCTGCACCTCCGGCAAGGGTGCGGAGCTCTACCAGGACAAGCTCATCCCAGCCGTCGCCGAGGGCGCCGCCGCGGCCGGCCGCGACGCCGACGAGATCGACAAGATGATCGAGATCAAGATCTCCTACGATCCCGATCCCGAGCTGGCGCTGGAGAACACCCGGTTCTGGGCGCCGCTGTCGTTGACGGCCGAACAGAAGCACTCCATCGACGATCCGATCGAGATGGAGCGGGCCGCCGACGAGCTGCCGATCGAGCAGGTGGCCAAGCGCTGGATCGTCGCCTCCGATCCGGACGAGGCGGTGGAGCAGGTCGCCCAGTACGTGAAGTGGGGCCTGAACCATCTGGTGTTCCACGCCCCGGGTCACGATCAGCGCCGGTTCCTGGAGCTGTTCCGCACAGATCTGGAGCCCCGGCTGCGCCGGCTGGGCTGA
- the thiS gene encoding sulfur carrier protein ThiS — MRVTLNDETIEVDEQTTVATLLEQRGFPEKGIAVAVDWSVLPRSRWDTTLTDGARIEVVTAVQGG; from the coding sequence ATGAGAGTGACACTGAACGACGAGACCATCGAGGTCGACGAGCAGACCACGGTGGCGACGCTGCTGGAACAGCGGGGTTTCCCGGAGAAGGGGATCGCGGTCGCCGTGGATTGGTCGGTGCTGCCGCGATCACGGTGGGACACCACGCTGACCGACGGCGCGCGCATCGAGGTGGTGACGGCGGTGCAGGGTGGCTAG
- a CDS encoding acetate kinase, with protein MSERNVLVINSGSSSLKFELIEADSGTSLAEGNVERIGEDTSLAGLRVGEREVRRDGEPIADHEAALRTAFDMFDEAGSNLAEMNLAAVGHRAVHGGQTFFEPTLVTDELIAKMAELAPLAPLHNPPGLLGMTVARKLLPDVPHVAVFDTAFFHDLPAPAATYAIDREVAQRWDIRRYGFHGTSHQYVSEQAAVFLDRPLSSLNQIVLHLGNGASVSAIVGGRAVDTSMGLTPLEGLVMGTRPGDIDPGITFYLARTAGMTIDEIDELYNRRSGILGLAGANDFRELLKRIDAGDQAARLAYDIYIHRLRKYVGGYLALLGTTDVITFTAGVGENNPDVRRDALSGLGALGIELDEQLNAGPTRGPRRISAAGSPTTVLVIPTNEELAIARACLSVI; from the coding sequence ATGTCCGAGCGGAACGTCCTGGTCATCAACTCGGGTTCCTCATCGCTGAAATTCGAGTTGATCGAAGCGGATTCGGGAACATCGCTGGCCGAGGGCAATGTCGAGCGGATCGGTGAGGACACCTCGCTGGCCGGGTTGCGGGTCGGGGAACGGGAGGTCCGCCGCGACGGCGAGCCGATCGCCGACCACGAGGCCGCGTTGCGGACGGCGTTCGACATGTTCGACGAGGCCGGCTCGAACCTGGCCGAGATGAACCTGGCCGCGGTCGGGCACCGGGCGGTGCACGGCGGACAGACGTTCTTCGAGCCGACGCTGGTCACCGACGAACTCATCGCCAAGATGGCCGAGCTCGCGCCGCTGGCGCCGTTGCACAATCCGCCTGGCCTGCTGGGGATGACGGTGGCCCGCAAACTGTTGCCGGACGTGCCGCATGTCGCGGTGTTCGACACGGCGTTCTTCCACGATCTGCCCGCGCCGGCGGCGACGTATGCGATCGACCGGGAGGTGGCGCAGCGGTGGGACATTCGGCGCTACGGCTTCCACGGCACGTCGCACCAGTACGTCAGCGAACAGGCCGCGGTGTTCTTGGATCGGCCGCTGAGTTCGCTGAACCAGATCGTGCTGCACCTGGGCAACGGTGCGTCGGTGTCGGCGATCGTCGGCGGGCGGGCGGTCGACACGTCGATGGGGCTGACCCCGCTGGAGGGTCTGGTGATGGGCACCCGCCCGGGCGACATCGACCCCGGCATCACGTTCTACCTGGCCCGCACCGCGGGAATGACCATCGACGAGATCGACGAACTGTACAACCGGCGGTCGGGGATCCTCGGGCTGGCCGGTGCCAACGATTTCCGGGAACTGCTCAAACGCATCGACGCCGGAGACCAGGCGGCCCGGCTGGCCTACGACATCTACATCCACCGGTTGCGCAAGTACGTCGGCGGGTATCTGGCGTTGTTGGGCACCACCGACGTCATCACCTTCACCGCCGGCGTGGGGGAGAACAACCCGGACGTACGCCGTGATGCGCTGTCCGGATTGGGTGCGCTCGGAATCGAACTCGACGAGCAGCTCAACGCCGGCCCGACGCGCGGGCCGCGGCGCATCTCGGCAGCCGGTTCGCCGACGACGGTGTTGGTGATCCCCACCAACGAGGAGCTCGCGATCGCCCGGGCCTGCCTGAGCGTCATCTGA
- the thiE gene encoding thiamine phosphate synthase — protein MSAASLYLCTDARRERGDLAEFADAALAGGVDLIQLRDKGSPGEQRFGPLEARDELEALSVLADAARRHDALLAVNDRADVALAAGADVLHLGQDDLPLPVARRIVGDEVLIGRSTHDIEQVRTAIADRDVDYFCVGPCWPTPTKPGRPAPGLDLVRAAAAEGTGKPWFAIGGIDEQRLPEVVAAGARRIVVVRAITAADDPEAAARRLKAMLPGGRTG, from the coding sequence TTGTCCGCCGCTTCGCTGTACCTGTGCACCGACGCCCGCCGGGAGCGCGGTGACCTCGCCGAGTTCGCCGACGCCGCGCTGGCGGGCGGGGTGGACCTCATCCAGCTGCGCGACAAGGGGTCCCCCGGCGAGCAGCGGTTCGGCCCGTTGGAGGCGCGTGACGAGCTCGAGGCGCTGTCGGTGCTCGCCGACGCCGCCCGCCGTCACGACGCGTTGCTGGCGGTCAACGATCGCGCCGACGTCGCGCTGGCCGCCGGGGCCGACGTGCTGCATCTCGGGCAGGACGACCTCCCGTTGCCGGTGGCCCGCCGGATCGTCGGGGACGAGGTGCTGATCGGGCGGTCCACCCATGACATCGAACAGGTCCGCACCGCGATCGCCGATCGGGACGTGGACTACTTCTGCGTCGGCCCGTGCTGGCCGACCCCGACCAAACCGGGCCGTCCGGCGCCCGGCCTGGATCTGGTGCGCGCCGCCGCGGCCGAGGGCACCGGCAAACCGTGGTTCGCCATCGGCGGCATCGACGAGCAGCGGTTGCCCGAGGTGGTGGCGGCCGGGGCGCGGCGCATCGTGGTGGTCCGGGCGATCACCGCGGCGGACGATCCCGAGGCGGCCGCCCGGCGGCTCAAGGCGATGCTGCCCGGCGGCCGAACGGGCTAA
- a CDS encoding glutamate ABC transporter substrate-binding protein, protein MLLTGCGESNSVAPAPEVVLNPPSPSGMEEMPPQPAQMPDPKAEDCDRTASLRPFPTRAEADEAVAHIRERGRLIVGLDIGSNLFSFRDPITGQIAGFDVDIAGEIARDIFGSPAQVEYRILSSADRIEALQNNEVDVVVKTMTITCERKEKIHFSTAYLNANQRILAPRSSPITRAADLSGRRVCVVKGTTSLTRVQQISPPPIIVAVETWADCLVAIQQNQVDAVSTDDSILAGLMAQDPYLHIVGPSMSQEPYGIGINKNNPGLVRFVNGTLERIRRDGTWNTLYRKWLTVLGPAPAPPVARYVD, encoded by the coding sequence ATGCTGCTCACCGGATGTGGGGAGTCGAACTCGGTGGCGCCCGCGCCGGAGGTGGTGCTCAACCCGCCGTCGCCGTCGGGAATGGAGGAGATGCCGCCGCAGCCCGCGCAGATGCCCGACCCGAAGGCCGAGGACTGTGACCGCACCGCGAGCCTGCGGCCGTTCCCGACCAGGGCCGAGGCCGATGAGGCGGTCGCCCACATCCGGGAACGCGGCCGGCTGATCGTCGGCCTCGACATCGGCAGCAACCTGTTCAGTTTCCGCGACCCGATCACCGGGCAGATCGCCGGCTTCGACGTCGACATCGCCGGTGAGATCGCCCGCGACATCTTCGGCAGCCCGGCACAGGTCGAGTACCGGATCCTGTCGTCGGCCGACCGGATCGAGGCGTTGCAGAACAACGAGGTCGACGTGGTGGTCAAGACCATGACCATCACCTGCGAGCGCAAGGAGAAGATCCACTTCTCCACCGCGTATCTCAACGCCAATCAGCGGATTCTGGCGCCGCGCAGTTCACCGATCACGCGGGCCGCCGACCTCTCCGGCCGGCGGGTGTGCGTCGTCAAGGGCACCACGTCACTGACCCGGGTGCAGCAGATCAGCCCGCCACCGATCATCGTGGCGGTGGAGACCTGGGCCGACTGCCTGGTGGCGATCCAACAGAATCAGGTCGACGCGGTCAGCACCGACGACTCGATCCTGGCCGGGCTGATGGCACAGGATCCGTATCTGCACATCGTCGGGCCCAGTATGAGCCAGGAGCCGTACGGGATCGGCATCAACAAGAACAATCCGGGACTGGTCCGGTTCGTCAACGGCACGCTGGAACGGATCCGGCGCGACGGAACATGGAATACCTTGTACCGCAAATGGTTGACAGTATTGGGGCCGGCTCCGGCCCCGCCTGTCGCGAGATACGTCGACTGA
- a CDS encoding serine/threonine-protein kinase PknG, which yields MPETEVNQNHDDARTGTPPAEPTVGSEPTVETRSAETTVGSEQKSTGPAPETTSAGPTVGTQPASFDDLGLDTMSTIRPMATQAVFRPHLGDHPDTEGGDDTEPHDMAVTVARQMSPTRRLGGGLVEIPRVPTKDPLTALMTNPVVAESKRFCWNCNRPVGRSKGATPAAIEGWCPHCGSPYSFLPQLNPGDMVADQYEIKGCIAHGGLGWVYLAFDHNVNERPVVLKGLVHSGDAEAQAIAMAERQFLAEVTHPGIVKIYNFVEHDDKHGNPVGYIVMEYVGGTSLKEARDKKLPVAEAIGYMLEILPALGYLHSIGLAYNDLKPENIMITEDQLKLIDLGAVSTINSFGYLYGTPGYQAPEIVRTGPTVQTDIYTVGRTLAALTLKLPTRKGRYVDGLPEDDPVLAEYDSFARLLRRATDPDPRRRFASAEEMSAQLLGVLREVVAKDTGVPRPGLSTVFSPTRSTFGIDLLLAHTDVYRDGQVHSEKLTAQEIVKALPVPLVDPADVGAPVLTASVLSEPVQTLDQLRAARHGALDSDGIDLSESVELPLMEVRALLDLGDVAKATRKLDDLAARVGWRWRLVWFRAVAEMLSADYESAMKHFAEVLDTLPGELAPKLALAATAELAGSPEAGKFYNTVWSTDHGIISAAFGLARALAAEGDREGAVRVLDQVPATSRHFPTARLTSAVTLLSGRSTSEITEKHIRDAARRVEALPDSEPRVLQIRALVLGTAMDWLADHNASTNHILGFPFTEHGLQLGVESSLRALARVAPTQAHRYALVDLANSVRPMSTF from the coding sequence ATGCCTGAGACCGAAGTGAACCAGAACCACGACGACGCGCGAACCGGGACACCCCCGGCGGAGCCGACCGTCGGTTCGGAGCCGACCGTCGAAACCCGTTCGGCGGAAACGACAGTCGGATCAGAGCAGAAGTCGACCGGCCCCGCGCCGGAGACGACGTCGGCCGGACCCACGGTGGGCACCCAGCCGGCGAGCTTCGACGATCTCGGCCTGGACACCATGTCCACCATCCGGCCGATGGCCACCCAGGCGGTGTTCCGGCCGCATCTGGGGGACCATCCGGACACCGAGGGCGGGGACGACACCGAACCGCACGACATGGCCGTCACGGTGGCCCGGCAGATGTCGCCGACCCGCCGGCTGGGCGGCGGACTGGTCGAGATCCCGCGGGTGCCCACGAAGGATCCGCTCACCGCGTTGATGACCAATCCGGTGGTGGCGGAGTCGAAGCGGTTCTGCTGGAACTGCAACCGGCCGGTCGGGCGGTCGAAGGGGGCGACACCGGCGGCGATCGAGGGCTGGTGCCCGCACTGCGGCAGCCCGTACTCGTTCCTGCCGCAACTCAATCCCGGCGACATGGTGGCCGACCAGTACGAGATCAAGGGCTGCATCGCGCACGGCGGGCTGGGCTGGGTGTACCTGGCGTTCGACCACAACGTGAACGAACGTCCCGTTGTGCTCAAGGGTCTGGTGCATTCCGGCGACGCCGAGGCGCAGGCGATCGCGATGGCCGAGCGGCAGTTCCTCGCCGAGGTGACGCATCCGGGGATCGTCAAGATCTACAACTTCGTCGAGCACGACGACAAGCACGGCAACCCGGTCGGCTACATCGTGATGGAGTACGTCGGCGGGACGTCGCTGAAGGAGGCCCGGGACAAGAAACTCCCGGTGGCCGAGGCGATCGGCTACATGCTCGAGATCCTGCCCGCGCTGGGATATCTGCACTCGATCGGGCTGGCCTACAACGACCTCAAGCCGGAGAACATCATGATCACCGAGGATCAGCTGAAGCTGATCGACCTCGGTGCGGTGTCGACGATCAACTCCTTCGGATACCTCTACGGCACACCGGGTTACCAGGCGCCCGAGATCGTGCGCACCGGTCCGACGGTGCAGACCGACATCTACACCGTGGGCCGCACGCTGGCGGCGCTGACGCTGAAACTGCCCACCCGCAAGGGCCGTTACGTCGACGGCCTGCCCGAGGACGATCCGGTGCTGGCCGAGTACGACTCGTTCGCGCGGCTGCTGCGCCGGGCGACCGACCCGGATCCGCGCCGCCGGTTCGCCAGCGCCGAGGAGATGTCCGCACAGCTGCTCGGTGTGCTGCGCGAGGTCGTCGCCAAGGACACCGGCGTGCCGCGGCCCGGTCTGTCGACGGTGTTCAGCCCCACCCGGTCGACGTTCGGGATCGATCTGCTGCTGGCGCACACCGACGTCTACCGGGACGGTCAGGTGCACTCGGAGAAGCTGACCGCCCAGGAGATCGTCAAGGCGCTGCCGGTGCCGCTGGTGGATCCGGCGGACGTCGGCGCACCGGTGCTGACGGCCAGCGTGCTCAGCGAGCCGGTGCAGACACTGGATCAGCTGCGCGCCGCCCGGCACGGGGCGCTGGACTCCGACGGCATCGACCTGTCCGAGTCGGTGGAGTTGCCGCTGATGGAGGTGCGGGCCCTGCTCGACCTCGGGGACGTCGCCAAGGCGACCCGCAAACTCGACGATCTGGCCGCCCGGGTGGGCTGGCGGTGGCGGCTGGTGTGGTTCCGCGCCGTCGCCGAGATGCTGTCCGCCGACTACGAGTCGGCGATGAAGCATTTCGCCGAGGTGCTCGACACCCTGCCCGGTGAGCTGGCGCCGAAGCTGGCGCTGGCCGCGACCGCGGAGCTGGCCGGCAGCCCGGAGGCCGGCAAGTTCTACAACACCGTGTGGTCCACCGACCACGGCATCATCTCGGCGGCCTTCGGGCTGGCCCGCGCGCTGGCGGCGGAGGGCGACCGGGAGGGCGCGGTGCGGGTGCTCGACCAGGTGCCGGCCACCTCGCGGCACTTCCCGACCGCCCGGCTGACGAGTGCGGTGACGCTGCTGTCCGGCCGGTCGACCAGCGAGATCACCGAGAAGCACATCCGCGATGCGGCCCGCCGGGTCGAGGCGCTGCCCGACAGCGAGCCGCGGGTGCTGCAGATCCGCGCGCTGGTGCTGGGCACCGCGATGGACTGGCTGGCCGATCACAACGCCAGCACCAACCACATCCTCGGGTTCCCGTTCACCGAACACGGTCTGCAGCTGGGCGTGGAGTCCTCGCTGCGGGCGTTGGCCCGGGTGGCGCCCACCCAGGCGCACCGCTACGCACTCGTCGACCTGGCCAACAGTGTGCGACCGATGAGCACCTTCTGA